A window of the Lactuca sativa cultivar Salinas chromosome 5, Lsat_Salinas_v11, whole genome shotgun sequence genome harbors these coding sequences:
- the LOC111891757 gene encoding dehydrodolichyl diphosphate synthase 2 yields the protein MLYISLSSPTPRSYLPKPFSLSTNKLRFHVFSKNQFSGGGNYTSPEEPVVTPEGLRRELMPKHVAVIMDGNRRWARSQRLTPQAGYLAGAAALKLVMDLCRKWGIQVLTVFAFSTDNLLRPKIEVDPLLGIFGSKIKDEIAYMERENIRLSIMGDVSKLPQSLREVITHAENTTKNNSRLNLVIAINYSGRYDIVQACQSICQKVKDGEVESEEINEFMIDNELCMKLMGLPDPDLLIRTSGEVRVSNFFLWQLAYTELYFTETLWPDFGEDELLRALHVFQQRPRRYGV from the exons ATGTTATATATTTCCCTCTCATCACCCACTCCTCGTTCTTACCTTCCAAAGCCTTTCTCTCTATCAACCAACAAACTCCGTTTCCATGTATTCTCGAAAAACCAATTTTCCGGTGGTGGAAATTACACTTCGCCAGAGGAACCAGTTGTTACTCCTGAGGGACTCCGTCGTGAGTTAATGCCGAAGCACGTAGCAGTCATTATGGACGGAAACAGAAGATGGGCTCGGTCTCAAAGATTGACGCCTCAGGCCGGTTACTTGGCGGGTGCCGCAGCCTTGAAGTTGGTGATGGATCTGTGTCGTAAGTGGGGAATCCAGGTTCTAACAGTCTTCGCCTTCTCAACAGATAACTTGTTAAGACCCAAA ATTGAAGTCGATCCCCTCCTTGGCATCTTTGGAagtaaaataaaagatgaaattgCTTATATGGAGAG GGAGAATATCCGGCTTTCTATCATGGGAGACGTATCAAAGCTTCCACAATCCTTGCGAGAAGTTATCACACATGCTGAAAACACAACGAAGAACAATTCACGACTCAATCTTGTTATAGCGATTAATTACAGTGGCAGGTATGATATCGTTCAGGCTTGTCAAAGCAtttgtcaaaaagtcaaagaTGGTGAGGTTGAATCTGAAGAAATCAATGAGTTTATGATCGATAATGAACTTTGTATGAAGTTGATGGGGCTTCCAGACCCTGATCTTCTTATTCGGACAAGTGGGGAGGTTAGAGTGAGCAACTTCTTTTTATGGCAACTGGCATATACTGAACTATACTTCACTGAAACGCTTTGGCCGGATTTTGGAGAAGATGAACTTTTACGTGCTTTACATGTTTTTCAACAGAGACCAAGGCGATATGGTGTATGA